One Actinomadura viridis genomic region harbors:
- a CDS encoding SDR family oxidoreductase — protein sequence MTTTGEPPLPARPAPRDLLLGRTVVITAAAGAGIGGATARRCLEEGARVLVSDAHERRLESGRRELEEEFGADRVAALPCDVTDEAQVRALYELAVERFGRIDVAVNNAGLGGTAELADMTDAEWDRVLDVTLNGTMRCTRAALRIMRDQDTGGVIVNNASVVGWRAQRGQSHYAAAKAGVMALTRCAALEAAPHGVRINAVAPSLAMHPHLVKVTSQELLDELTAREAFGRYAEPWEVANVIVFLAGDYSSYMTGEVVSVSSQHP from the coding sequence TTGACGACGACCGGGGAGCCGCCCCTGCCCGCCCGCCCCGCCCCGCGCGACCTGCTGCTCGGCCGGACCGTGGTGATCACCGCGGCGGCCGGGGCGGGGATCGGGGGCGCGACCGCGCGCCGCTGCCTGGAGGAGGGCGCCCGGGTGCTCGTCTCCGACGCGCACGAGCGCCGCCTGGAGAGCGGCCGCCGGGAGCTGGAGGAGGAGTTCGGCGCGGACAGGGTCGCCGCGCTGCCCTGCGACGTCACCGACGAGGCGCAGGTCCGGGCGCTGTACGAGCTGGCCGTGGAGAGGTTCGGGCGGATCGACGTCGCGGTCAACAACGCCGGGCTCGGCGGCACCGCCGAGCTGGCCGACATGACCGACGCCGAATGGGACCGGGTCCTGGACGTCACCCTGAACGGCACCATGCGCTGCACCCGCGCCGCCCTGCGGATCATGCGGGACCAGGACACCGGCGGGGTGATCGTCAACAACGCGTCGGTGGTCGGCTGGCGGGCGCAGCGCGGGCAGTCCCACTACGCCGCCGCCAAGGCGGGGGTCATGGCCCTCACCCGCTGCGCCGCGCTGGAGGCCGCCCCGCACGGCGTGCGGATCAACGCGGTCGCCCCGTCCCTGGCCATGCACCCGCACCTGGTGAAGGTGACCTCGCAGGAATTGCTGGACGAGCTGACCGCGCGGGAGGCCTTCGGCCGCTATGCGGAACCATGGGAGGTGGCCAACGTCATCGTCTTCCTGGCCGGCGACTACTCGTCCTACATGACGGGGGAGGTCGTCTCCGTCTCCAGCCAGCACCCGTGA
- a CDS encoding TetR/AcrR family transcriptional regulator, protein MSPRRRDTEATPPREGRRAELLATAAEVFAAQGYAATTIRQVADAAGILGGSLYYHFDSKEAMADEILSTFLGDMWAAYDRVLGAGLGARETLEAIVAESFRCIDRHRPAVVLYQNESKHLATGERFRYLLDSHRRFEEMWTSLLERGVAEGVFRADLDVGLVYRFVRDTVWVAANWYRPGGRLSADDIAKQYLAMVLEGIQRGSG, encoded by the coding sequence ATGAGCCCACGACGCCGCGACACCGAAGCGACCCCTCCGCGCGAGGGGAGGCGGGCCGAGCTGCTCGCCACGGCCGCCGAGGTCTTCGCCGCGCAGGGGTACGCCGCCACCACCATCAGGCAGGTGGCCGACGCCGCCGGCATCCTGGGCGGCAGCCTCTACTACCACTTCGATTCCAAGGAGGCCATGGCCGACGAGATCCTGTCGACCTTCCTCGGCGATATGTGGGCCGCCTACGACCGCGTCCTGGGCGCCGGGCTCGGTGCCCGCGAGACGCTGGAGGCCATCGTCGCCGAGTCGTTCCGCTGCATCGACCGGCACCGTCCCGCCGTCGTCCTCTACCAGAACGAGTCCAAGCACCTGGCCACCGGCGAGCGCTTCCGCTACCTGCTCGACTCGCACCGCCGCTTCGAGGAGATGTGGACGTCCCTGCTGGAGCGGGGCGTGGCGGAGGGCGTCTTCCGCGCCGACCTCGATGTCGGGCTGGTGTACCGGTTCGTCCGCGACACCGTCTGGGTGGCCGCCAACTGGTACCGGCCCGGCGGGCGGCTGTCCGCCGACGACATCGCCAAGCAGTACCTCGCCATGGTCCTGGAGGGGATCCAGCGCGGATCCGGCTGA
- a CDS encoding acetyl-CoA C-acetyltransferase, whose translation MAEAYIVEAVRTPVGRRGGALSSAHPADLGAHVLNALMDRSKADPAAVDDVVFGCVDTVGPQAGDIARTAWLAAGLPEEVPGVTVDRQCGSSQQAVHFAAQAVLSGTADLVVAGGVQNMSQIPIAYAMTAAEPLGFTSGPYAGSEGWRRRYGDREVSQFAGAEMIARDWDISRAEMEEFAYGSHQRAIRAIDEGRFEREIAPYGDAATDEGPRRDTTVEKMAGLRTLVEGGRLTAALSSQISDGAAALLVASERAVRDHGLTPRARVHHISARGEDPIRMLSAPIPATAHALKKTGMTIGDLDAVEINEAFAPVVLAWLKETGADPARTNPNGGAIALGHPLGATGARLMTTLLHELERTGGRYGLQVMCEGGGQANVTVLERL comes from the coding sequence ATGGCCGAGGCCTACATCGTCGAGGCGGTCCGCACCCCGGTCGGCCGCCGCGGCGGCGCGCTGTCGTCGGCGCACCCCGCCGACCTGGGCGCCCACGTCCTGAACGCGCTGATGGACCGGTCGAAGGCGGACCCGGCGGCGGTGGACGACGTCGTCTTCGGATGCGTCGACACCGTGGGCCCGCAGGCCGGTGACATCGCCCGGACCGCGTGGCTGGCGGCGGGCCTGCCCGAGGAGGTCCCCGGCGTGACCGTGGACCGCCAGTGCGGCTCGTCGCAGCAGGCCGTGCACTTCGCGGCCCAGGCCGTCCTGTCGGGCACCGCCGACCTGGTGGTGGCGGGCGGCGTGCAGAACATGTCGCAGATCCCGATCGCCTACGCCATGACCGCGGCCGAGCCGCTCGGCTTCACCTCCGGCCCGTACGCGGGCTCGGAGGGGTGGCGGCGCCGGTACGGCGACCGCGAGGTGTCGCAGTTCGCGGGCGCCGAGATGATCGCCCGTGACTGGGACATCTCCCGCGCGGAGATGGAGGAGTTCGCCTACGGCTCGCACCAGAGGGCGATCCGGGCCATCGACGAGGGCCGGTTCGAACGCGAGATCGCCCCGTACGGCGACGCCGCCACCGACGAGGGCCCGCGCCGCGACACCACGGTGGAGAAGATGGCCGGCCTGCGGACCCTGGTCGAGGGCGGCCGGCTGACGGCCGCGCTGTCCTCGCAGATCTCCGACGGCGCCGCGGCGCTGCTCGTGGCCTCCGAACGGGCCGTCCGCGACCACGGCCTGACCCCGCGGGCCCGCGTGCACCACATCTCCGCGCGGGGGGAGGACCCGATCCGGATGCTGTCGGCGCCGATCCCCGCCACCGCGCACGCCCTCAAGAAGACCGGGATGACGATCGGCGACCTCGACGCCGTGGAGATCAACGAGGCGTTCGCGCCGGTCGTGCTGGCCTGGCTGAAGGAGACCGGCGCCGACCCGGCCCGGACCAACCCCAACGGCGGCGCGATCGCCCTCGGCCACCCGCTCGGCGCCACCGGCGCGCGCCTGATGACGACGCTGCTGCACGAGCTGGAGCGCACCGGCGGCCGGTACGGCCTGCAGGTCATGTGCGAGGGCGGCGGCCAGGCCAACGTCACCGTCCTCGAACGGCTCTGA
- a CDS encoding GntR family transcriptional regulator — protein sequence MTVAPPGDRVLGRRRQLGDEVAAYIRDLIMSGQVRQGEFLRLERIADDLGVSVTPVREALLSLRGEGFVRLEPRRGFMPAPLSRQDVQDLFEAQAYFAGELAARAAAHVTEDELAALDGTQRQLERASAARDPEAIERANHQFHRVINLSARSPKTAWLLQLVVRYAPRRFYSSIQGWSQASVDDHQLVLAALRAGDAEAARQAMRAHIRHAGTLLVVHLEGQGFWDGERGEDTGAKE from the coding sequence ATGACGGTGGCCCCTCCGGGTGACCGGGTGCTCGGCCGGCGCCGCCAGCTCGGCGACGAGGTGGCCGCCTACATCCGCGATCTCATCATGTCGGGGCAGGTCAGGCAGGGGGAGTTCCTGCGCCTGGAACGGATCGCCGATGACCTGGGCGTCAGCGTCACCCCGGTGCGCGAGGCGCTGCTGTCGCTGCGCGGCGAGGGGTTCGTCCGGCTGGAGCCGCGGCGCGGGTTCATGCCGGCGCCGCTCAGCCGCCAGGACGTCCAGGACCTCTTCGAGGCGCAGGCGTACTTCGCCGGTGAGCTGGCCGCCCGCGCCGCCGCGCACGTCACCGAGGACGAGCTGGCCGCGCTCGACGGGACGCAGCGGCAGCTGGAACGGGCCTCCGCCGCCCGCGACCCCGAGGCCATCGAGCGCGCCAACCACCAGTTCCACCGCGTGATCAACCTGTCCGCGCGGTCGCCCAAGACCGCCTGGCTGCTGCAGCTGGTCGTGCGGTACGCGCCGCGCCGGTTCTACTCCAGCATCCAGGGCTGGAGCCAGGCGTCGGTGGACGACCACCAGCTGGTGCTCGCGGCGCTGCGGGCGGGCGACGCCGAGGCCGCGCGGCAGGCGATGCGCGCCCACATCCGGCACGCCGGCACCCTGCTCGTGGTCCATCTGGAGGGGCAGGGCTTCTGGGACGGGGAGCGCGGCGAGGACACCGGGGCGAAGGAGTGA
- a CDS encoding acyl-CoA dehydrogenase family protein: MSRLQQTHGLSEEQREILATVRSFVDKEILPVATELEHADAYPQRIVDGMIELGLFGLVIDEEYGGLGESLLTYALVVEELARGWMSVSGIVNTHFIVAWMISQHGTPEQKAHYLPKMAAGEIRGAFSMSEPGCGSDVSAIRTRAVPDGGDYLITGQKMWLTNGGSSHLVATLVKTDPDAGHKGMTTFLIDKTPGFGEVAPGLTIPGKIEKMGYKGVDTTEFLFDSHRVPAAKILGGTPGRGFYHMMDGVEVGRVNVAARGSGVARRAFELALDYARRRETFGRPIAEHQAVMFRLAEMATKVEAAHQMVVMAARRKDSGQRNDLEAGMAKYLASEYCKEVVEASFRIHGGYAYSKEYEIERLYREAPMLLIGEGTADIQKMIIGRRLLEG; encoded by the coding sequence GTGAGCAGGTTGCAGCAGACCCATGGGCTGAGTGAGGAGCAGCGGGAGATCCTGGCGACGGTGCGGTCCTTCGTCGACAAGGAGATCCTCCCGGTCGCCACGGAACTGGAGCACGCCGACGCCTACCCGCAGCGCATCGTCGACGGGATGATCGAGCTGGGCCTGTTCGGGCTGGTGATCGACGAGGAGTACGGCGGGCTGGGCGAGTCGCTGCTGACCTACGCCCTGGTGGTGGAGGAGCTGGCGCGCGGCTGGATGAGCGTGTCGGGGATCGTCAACACCCACTTCATCGTGGCCTGGATGATCTCCCAGCACGGCACTCCCGAGCAGAAGGCGCACTACCTGCCGAAGATGGCCGCCGGCGAGATCCGCGGCGCGTTCTCCATGTCGGAGCCGGGCTGCGGCTCGGACGTGTCGGCGATCCGGACCCGCGCGGTGCCGGACGGCGGCGACTACCTGATCACCGGGCAGAAGATGTGGCTGACCAACGGCGGCTCGTCCCATCTGGTCGCCACCCTGGTCAAGACCGACCCCGACGCCGGGCACAAGGGCATGACCACCTTCCTGATCGACAAGACGCCGGGCTTCGGGGAGGTCGCCCCCGGCCTGACCATCCCCGGGAAGATCGAGAAGATGGGCTACAAGGGCGTCGACACCACCGAGTTCCTCTTCGACTCCCATCGCGTCCCGGCCGCGAAGATCCTCGGGGGGACGCCCGGCCGCGGCTTCTACCACATGATGGACGGCGTGGAGGTGGGCCGGGTCAACGTGGCCGCCCGCGGCAGCGGCGTGGCCCGCCGCGCCTTCGAGCTGGCCCTGGACTACGCCCGGCGGCGCGAGACGTTCGGCCGGCCGATCGCCGAGCACCAGGCGGTCATGTTCCGGCTGGCGGAGATGGCGACCAAGGTCGAGGCCGCGCACCAGATGGTGGTGATGGCCGCCCGCCGCAAGGACTCCGGGCAGCGCAACGACCTGGAGGCGGGGATGGCCAAGTACCTGGCCAGCGAGTACTGCAAGGAGGTCGTGGAGGCGTCCTTCCGCATCCACGGCGGCTACGCCTACTCCAAGGAGTACGAGATCGAGCGGCTGTACCGGGAGGCGCCGATGCTGCTGATCGGCGAGGGCACCGCCGACATCCAGAAGATGATCATCGGCCGCCGGCTGCTCGAGGGCTGA